The region CATCGGAGTTGTAATGCTTCGAATTCCCTCGAGCTTGGGTTTGCTACTTTTTTCCTGAACAGAACCAATCGATCTGGGGTGATCGGCGGGGCTGGCATGATCGGCGGAAAAGGTCAAACTGGTAAATACAAGCTCGACTGCAGATTCAACCGAGAAGACTTGGTTCGTCGAATAAAACGTATCGCCAAATACAAATCACGCATCCACCTTTCAAATAAAGACGCCGTCGACTTTATGTCTCGCTCTAACAAGAAGTTCCCAGAACCAGCTTTTTTCTGCATTGACCCTCCTTACTACAACAAGGGAGCCAGCCTTTACACCAACTTCTACGGGCCCGATGACCATGGAGCCGTCGCAGATGCAGTCCTTGCGTTGGATCGACCTTGGATCGTTACCTACGACAACACAGAAGAGATCGCTAAACTGTATCGAAAACGTCGCCAATACATTTTCGACATCAACTATTCGCTTCAGACAAAGCGGGTGGGGTCAGAACTGCTGATCGCGTCGGCACGACTGAGGCTTCCGGATGAAATTCGGCAACGCCAAGTGAATCCTTTGAATAGGCGCGCGGCTTAGCCAGAGAATCGCGTTGATGGCTTATCTTGGCCGAGCGCAAGCGATATACGAAAAGCTGATGCCGAAAATCCACGGTGACGGAT is a window of Edaphobacter sp. 12200R-103 DNA encoding:
- a CDS encoding DNA adenine methylase, which encodes MLRTLSPLRYPGGKSCLYELMSQILHKNKIEKPHYIEPYAGGCGLALALLFEAQVSEIHLNDLDPSIFSFWSSVLDNTGELVKLVETTPVTPDEWERQQEIHRSCNASNSLELGFATFFLNRTNRSGVIGGAGMIGGKGQTGKYKLDCRFNREDLVRRIKRIAKYKSRIHLSNKDAVDFMSRSNKKFPEPAFFCIDPPYYNKGASLYTNFYGPDDHGAVADAVLALDRPWIVTYDNTEEIAKLYRKRRQYIFDINYSLQTKRVGSELLIASARLRLPDEIRQRQVNPLNRRAA